In Flavobacterium gelatinilyticum, a genomic segment contains:
- a CDS encoding prolyl oligopeptidase family serine peptidase, protein MKLFFLICAFVFTNISAAQEITLTEKPFTDNYYNKVINDPYRYMENPNDMLVQKWFKQNSIESRKLLDNISGRKEILEKLLELEKRNLFDITLLNISTNNYSFYLKKFNTDKTGKLYYKNGEKAKEILLFDPADYKKESGSNYSITYLKPSRNNNIVAIGLSKNGEEIGDIAFLDVTKKTLLPEIITQCWPSALAGVKWLLDDSGIVYIHIPVIDTKDKNYILNTESVIYKLGDNPKKHTIIFSKSNNPEIKITDADFPVVYDFDSNDKYITGSLSGATTYEDYYYANIEELNNPKINWKPLYKKEDGLLNPKIINDDLYCVSSKYTPNFKIIKTTINNPDFENPEVVAAENQIESIEDYIINKEGLFYSTTKNGVEARLYQKKDNVIKQIQLPIKAGAISIQNKNSSDSGLWVSISGWLNSKSRYSYDAVKGSFTEANVTAPILYPEFKDFVVEEIEIPSHDGAMVPVSLIYKKGLKKDQMNNILIDGYGSFGISMKPRFRTIYLTWVLNGGVFVESHVRGGSEKGDNWYKNGYKSTKPNTWKDLISTAEYLIKEKITSKERIAITSGSAGGILVGRAITERPDLFKVMICKNGELNTERLKETPNGPNCMKEFGNPEIKEEHEALIEMDSYLHIKNGVKYPACLITTGMNDARVAPWISGKFVARLKVSTASKNPVIFAVDYNAGHGLDNSNLQLYSDFADQYAFALWQMGSPGFKLIK, encoded by the coding sequence ATGAAATTATTCTTTTTAATCTGTGCTTTTGTTTTCACAAATATTTCAGCTGCCCAAGAAATTACTTTGACCGAAAAACCATTTACTGACAATTATTATAACAAAGTAATTAATGATCCGTATCGATATATGGAAAATCCAAATGATATGCTGGTACAAAAATGGTTCAAACAAAATAGTATAGAAAGCAGGAAACTATTAGATAATATTTCAGGTAGAAAAGAAATACTTGAAAAATTACTTGAATTAGAAAAAAGAAATTTATTTGATATAACTTTACTTAATATTTCAACCAACAATTACTCTTTCTATTTAAAGAAATTTAATACTGATAAAACAGGAAAACTTTATTATAAAAATGGGGAAAAAGCAAAAGAAATTTTGCTTTTTGACCCTGCAGATTATAAAAAAGAATCAGGCAGTAATTACTCAATAACTTACTTAAAACCTTCACGTAATAACAATATAGTAGCAATAGGTTTGTCTAAAAATGGAGAAGAAATTGGAGATATAGCCTTTCTTGATGTAACTAAAAAAACTTTACTTCCTGAAATAATAACACAATGCTGGCCATCTGCATTAGCGGGTGTAAAGTGGCTTTTAGATGATTCCGGAATCGTTTACATTCACATACCTGTAATTGATACAAAAGACAAAAACTATATATTAAATACAGAATCAGTTATCTATAAACTAGGTGATAATCCGAAAAAGCATACAATAATATTTTCAAAAAGTAATAATCCTGAAATTAAAATCACGGATGCCGATTTTCCTGTAGTATACGATTTTGACTCTAACGATAAGTATATAACAGGCAGTTTAAGCGGTGCCACAACCTATGAAGACTATTATTATGCCAATATTGAAGAATTAAACAATCCAAAAATAAACTGGAAACCATTATATAAAAAAGAAGACGGACTCTTAAATCCAAAAATAATCAACGATGATTTATACTGTGTTTCATCAAAATACACACCCAATTTTAAGATTATTAAAACTACTATAAACAATCCTGATTTTGAAAATCCAGAAGTTGTTGCAGCAGAAAATCAAATAGAATCTATTGAAGATTATATTATTAATAAAGAAGGACTATTTTACTCTACAACTAAAAATGGAGTTGAAGCCAGACTTTATCAGAAAAAAGATAATGTAATAAAACAAATACAATTACCAATAAAAGCCGGAGCTATCTCTATACAAAACAAAAACAGCTCTGATTCCGGCTTATGGGTAAGCATTAGCGGATGGCTAAATTCTAAGTCCAGATACAGCTACGATGCTGTAAAGGGCAGTTTTACCGAAGCAAATGTTACAGCACCAATCCTTTATCCGGAGTTTAAAGATTTCGTTGTAGAAGAAATAGAAATTCCATCACATGATGGTGCTATGGTTCCGGTATCATTAATTTACAAAAAAGGCCTTAAAAAAGATCAAATGAACAATATTCTAATTGATGGATACGGTTCATTCGGGATTTCAATGAAACCAAGATTCAGAACTATTTATTTAACCTGGGTTTTAAACGGCGGTGTCTTTGTAGAATCTCATGTAAGAGGCGGCAGTGAAAAAGGAGATAATTGGTATAAGAACGGATATAAATCAACAAAACCAAATACCTGGAAAGATTTGATCTCCACGGCTGAATATCTGATAAAGGAAAAAATTACATCAAAAGAAAGAATTGCCATAACCAGTGGCAGCGCCGGAGGTATTTTAGTAGGCAGAGCAATTACTGAAAGACCTGATTTATTTAAAGTAATGATCTGCAAAAATGGAGAATTAAACACAGAGAGACTTAAAGAAACTCCAAATGGACCAAATTGTATGAAAGAATTTGGTAATCCAGAAATAAAAGAAGAGCATGAAGCGCTTATTGAAATGGATTCTTACCTACATATTAAAAATGGAGTAAAATACCCTGCTTGTTTAATAACTACCGGTATGAACGATGCCCGTGTAGCTCCATGGATTTCAGGTAAGTTCGTGGCAAGATTAAAAGTTTCAACAGCATCAAAAAATCCTGTTATTTTTGCAGTTGACTACAATGCTGGCCACGGATTAGACAACTCCAATCTGCAATTATATAGTGATTTTGCTGATCAATATGCATTTGCGCTATGGCAAATGGGCAGTCCTGGATTTAAATTAATAAAATAA